One genomic segment of Pandoraea thiooxydans includes these proteins:
- a CDS encoding Lrp/AsnC family transcriptional regulator, which produces MPSIVLDKTDRKILALLQENGRLSNLEVAERVNLSPSPCLRRIRRLEEAGVIRGYVALVDAAQVGLGLLAYVNVRLDKRGGPDSRGKSHAELFRAAVAAWPEVVGCYAMTGEMDYLLRVHVQDMEHFSRFVQDELLHHPSVIDVKTSFVLARFKETTALPLP; this is translated from the coding sequence ATGCCAAGCATTGTGTTGGATAAAACGGATCGAAAAATTCTGGCGCTGCTTCAGGAGAACGGGCGGCTATCGAATCTGGAAGTGGCCGAACGGGTGAATTTATCGCCGAGCCCTTGTTTGAGACGCATTCGGCGCCTGGAAGAGGCGGGGGTGATCCGTGGCTATGTGGCGCTGGTCGATGCTGCGCAGGTCGGCTTGGGGCTGCTGGCGTACGTGAATGTGCGCCTCGACAAGCGTGGCGGGCCAGACAGTCGGGGGAAATCCCATGCGGAGCTGTTTCGCGCGGCGGTTGCGGCGTGGCCGGAGGTCGTCGGGTGTTATGCGATGACCGGCGAGATGGATTACTTGTTACGCGTGCATGTGCAGGATATGGAGCACTTTTCCCGTTTCGTGCAGGACGAGCTGCTGCATCACCCGAGCGTGATCGACGTCAAGACGAGTTTTGTGCTGGCGCGTTTCAAGGAGACCACGGCGCTGCCGCTGCCGTGA
- a CDS encoding GNAT family N-acetyltransferase produces MNLFERIFAIPAADPVPAHPAQTAVLIRELTSADRHQLFEHLAMLDEDDRLLRFGQVVSDAIIEGYVGGIDFSRDTVFGVFDDNLNLIAAAHVAMLPDNGSERVAEFGVSVLAQARGQGIGSRLFERTAMHCRNKHVKTLYMHCLSRNATMMHIAKKAGMDINYAYGEADAYLTLPPADTATVVDEILQEQAATFDYAVKRQVRDTKQLLAAWLPQLKVA; encoded by the coding sequence ATGAACTTATTCGAACGCATTTTCGCCATCCCCGCAGCCGACCCCGTGCCGGCCCATCCCGCGCAAACCGCTGTCCTGATCCGGGAACTCACCTCCGCTGATCGCCACCAGCTGTTCGAGCACCTCGCCATGCTGGACGAGGACGACCGCCTGCTACGCTTCGGCCAGGTCGTCAGCGATGCCATCATCGAGGGTTACGTCGGCGGCATCGATTTCTCTCGCGACACGGTCTTTGGCGTCTTCGACGACAACCTGAATCTGATCGCCGCGGCGCATGTCGCCATGCTTCCCGACAATGGCTCCGAGCGTGTCGCCGAATTCGGCGTGTCCGTGCTGGCGCAGGCCCGCGGCCAAGGGATCGGCTCACGGCTGTTCGAACGCACCGCCATGCACTGCCGCAACAAGCACGTCAAGACACTGTATATGCACTGCCTGTCGCGCAATGCCACCATGATGCACATCGCGAAAAAGGCTGGCATGGACATCAACTACGCGTATGGCGAAGCCGACGCCTATCTGACACTGCCGCCGGCCGACACCGCCACAGTCGTCGACGAAATCCTGCAGGAGCAGGCGGCAACCTTCGACTATGCGGTCAAGCGGCAGGTGCGCGACACCAAGCAACTGCTGGCGGCGTGGCTGCCGCAACTGAAAGTCGCCTGA
- a CDS encoding MBL fold metallo-hydrolase, whose product MSKQFASRGDLAAKKTTFTKLSDNAYAYTAEGDPNSGVIIGDDGVMVIDTTATPVMAKELIAHIRAITDKPIKYVVLTHYHAVRVLGAAAYKAEGCEQIIASRGTYEMIVERGEADMKSEIERFPRLFQAVDSIPGLTWPTLVFEKEMTLFMGQLEVKIMHVGMGHTKGDTIVWLPQQKVLFSGDLVEFEAAAYTGDAQLEEWPATLEALRAMKAEKLVPGRGPALTTPERVNEGLDYTRDFVTTLLSSARTAVDKGLSLKEAFDYTRTQMDPKFGHVFIYEHCLPFDVSRAYDEANGTKHPRIWTAERDKEMWGALQSA is encoded by the coding sequence ATGAGCAAACAATTCGCGTCCCGAGGCGACCTGGCCGCCAAAAAAACCACTTTCACCAAGCTTTCGGATAACGCCTATGCCTATACGGCCGAGGGCGACCCGAACTCCGGCGTCATCATCGGTGACGACGGCGTGATGGTGATCGACACCACCGCAACCCCGGTGATGGCCAAGGAACTGATCGCCCACATCCGCGCAATTACCGACAAGCCGATCAAATACGTCGTGCTGACCCACTACCATGCGGTTCGCGTGCTCGGCGCAGCGGCTTACAAAGCCGAAGGGTGCGAGCAAATCATCGCCAGCCGCGGCACCTACGAGATGATCGTCGAGCGCGGCGAGGCCGACATGAAGTCCGAGATCGAGCGATTCCCGCGCCTGTTCCAGGCGGTCGACTCGATCCCCGGCCTGACCTGGCCGACCCTGGTGTTCGAAAAGGAAATGACCCTTTTCATGGGCCAGCTGGAAGTCAAGATCATGCACGTCGGCATGGGCCACACGAAGGGCGACACCATCGTCTGGCTGCCGCAGCAAAAAGTGCTTTTCTCCGGCGATCTGGTTGAATTCGAGGCCGCGGCCTACACGGGCGATGCCCAATTGGAAGAATGGCCCGCCACGCTCGAGGCCCTGCGCGCGATGAAAGCGGAAAAGCTCGTCCCCGGCCGCGGCCCGGCGCTGACCACCCCCGAACGCGTCAACGAGGGGCTCGATTACACCCGCGATTTCGTCACCACCTTGCTGAGCAGCGCTCGGACCGCGGTCGACAAGGGCCTATCGCTCAAGGAAGCGTTCGACTACACGCGAACTCAGATGGATCCGAAATTCGGACATGTCTTCATCTACGAACACTGCCTGCCCTTCGACGTGAGCCGGGCATATGACGAGGCCAACGGCACCAAACACCCGCGCATCTGGACCGCCGAGCGCGACAAAGAAATGTGGGGCGCCCTGCAAAGCGCGTAA
- a CDS encoding TetR/AcrR family transcriptional regulator: MARTKAPNHESQREQILDVAAQAFAQSSYPSTSMSELAAICGTSKARLYHYYASKEAILFDLLDRYTKRLMLIIAEVEALGQRRNLSEQETFAELVRAFLHEYETSQTRHIALLNDVKFLADEQREIVLNRQRDVVAAFTRQLARAYPQRVNKDNRTALTMMLFGMINWTFTWLKPGGRMGYRDFAEEVIQVFEHGLGAP, translated from the coding sequence ATGGCACGTACCAAGGCTCCCAACCACGAATCGCAACGCGAACAAATTCTAGACGTCGCGGCACAGGCGTTCGCTCAATCCAGCTACCCCAGCACGTCGATGTCCGAACTCGCGGCAATCTGCGGCACGTCGAAAGCTCGCCTGTACCACTACTACGCCAGCAAGGAGGCGATCCTTTTCGATTTGCTGGATCGCTACACCAAGCGTCTGATGCTGATCATCGCCGAGGTCGAGGCACTCGGTCAGCGCCGCAATCTGTCCGAGCAGGAAACCTTCGCCGAACTCGTGCGCGCGTTCTTGCACGAATATGAAACATCGCAGACGCGCCACATCGCACTGTTGAACGACGTCAAGTTCCTCGCCGACGAACAGCGCGAGATCGTCCTGAATCGGCAACGCGACGTCGTCGCAGCCTTCACGCGACAATTGGCGCGAGCCTACCCGCAGCGCGTCAACAAAGACAATCGAACCGCCCTGACCATGATGTTGTTCGGCATGATCAACTGGACATTCACCTGGCTCAAGCCGGGCGGCCGCATGGGATATCGCGATTTTGCCGAAGAGGTCATCCAGGTCTTCGAGCATGGACTCGGCGCGCCCTGA
- a CDS encoding DUF1835 domain-containing protein — translation MEYTHIVNGDHAGGVMRQVLEHAGRGERVVVLRDDLAIGPLREIDDDPRQRAAFWQRVAPMLKRDFSLDLTSELDTLRELAGESNQVSIWHGDSAADQLMLRRVAFHLRTCPARLNEVALKAPDLGNPGLAADAPTALAMYPESVIATRLRLIAPISVLRIGRLALEWRALKHAETQIRRWQHNTFEGGTYADVDETLMALLPETAISTSLTIAAATQAIRGFFATDTFVLWRYRELQASGRLELRGDPYDSSNCELTRL, via the coding sequence ATGGAATACACTCACATCGTCAATGGCGACCATGCCGGCGGCGTCATGCGGCAAGTGCTCGAGCATGCAGGGCGCGGGGAGCGCGTGGTTGTCCTGCGCGACGACCTGGCTATCGGCCCGTTGCGCGAAATCGACGACGACCCCCGGCAACGCGCAGCCTTTTGGCAGCGCGTCGCGCCCATGCTCAAGCGGGATTTTTCACTGGATCTGACGAGCGAACTCGACACGCTGCGCGAGCTGGCCGGGGAATCCAACCAAGTTTCGATCTGGCACGGTGACAGCGCGGCCGATCAGCTGATGCTGCGACGCGTCGCCTTTCATTTGCGTACCTGCCCGGCGAGGCTGAACGAAGTTGCCCTTAAAGCGCCAGACCTCGGCAACCCCGGGCTGGCTGCCGATGCTCCGACGGCCCTTGCGATGTATCCCGAGTCGGTGATTGCCACCCGGCTCAGGCTGATCGCGCCGATCTCCGTGCTGCGTATCGGCCGTCTTGCATTGGAATGGCGCGCCCTGAAGCATGCCGAGACGCAGATTCGCCGCTGGCAGCACAACACCTTCGAAGGCGGCACCTATGCAGACGTCGACGAAACCCTGATGGCGCTGCTGCCCGAGACGGCGATTTCCACCAGCCTGACGATTGCGGCAGCCACACAGGCCATACGAGGTTTCTTCGCAACCGACACGTTTGTGCTCTGGCGTTACCGGGAATTGCAGGCGTCCGGCCGCCTGGAGCTGCGCGGAGATCCGTACGACTCGTCCAACTGTGAACTCACACGACTATAA
- the paaE gene encoding 1,2-phenylacetyl-CoA epoxidase subunit PaaE, with translation MTTPQFHKLPIRDVRAETDDAISIAFAVPQELRGAYRFKQGQFLTLKTEIDGEEARRSYSICVGVPDYEQTGELRIGIKRVPGGKFSNYANDHLRPGIAIDVMTPDGRFFTPLDAAQRKHYVGFAGGSGITPMLALIKTTLAAEPRSEFTLVYGNRAVPTIMFAEELEDLKNRYLGRLRLYHVLSDEAQEIDLFSGLLDQAKCAAFLDTLIPPASIDEAFICGPAPMMDAAEAALADAGVAKQKIHVERFGIPLPQAGAKPIEITDSTPAADLVVVLDGKERRLRQPYEGQSILDTGLRAGLALPYACKGGVCCTCRAKVLEGEVKMDKNYTLEDHEIAQGFILTCQAHPVSERVVVSYDER, from the coding sequence ATGACGACGCCTCAATTCCACAAACTGCCGATTCGCGACGTTCGCGCTGAAACCGACGACGCCATTTCAATCGCCTTTGCCGTGCCGCAAGAACTGCGGGGCGCCTACCGATTCAAGCAAGGCCAGTTCCTGACGCTTAAAACGGAAATCGACGGCGAGGAAGCCCGCCGCTCATATTCGATCTGCGTCGGGGTGCCCGACTACGAACAGACCGGCGAGCTGCGGATCGGCATCAAGCGCGTGCCCGGCGGCAAGTTCTCCAATTACGCCAACGATCATCTGCGGCCTGGCATCGCGATCGACGTCATGACGCCCGACGGGCGTTTCTTCACGCCGCTGGACGCGGCACAGCGCAAGCACTATGTCGGCTTTGCCGGCGGCTCGGGCATCACGCCAATGCTCGCGCTCATCAAGACCACGCTGGCGGCCGAGCCGCGCAGTGAATTCACCCTGGTCTACGGCAACCGCGCCGTGCCGACCATCATGTTCGCCGAAGAACTTGAAGACCTGAAAAACCGCTACCTCGGCCGTCTGCGGCTCTACCACGTGCTGTCCGACGAAGCACAGGAAATCGACCTCTTCAGCGGCCTGCTCGACCAGGCAAAATGCGCGGCCTTCCTCGACACCCTGATCCCGCCGGCGAGCATCGACGAAGCATTCATCTGCGGCCCGGCCCCGATGATGGACGCCGCCGAGGCCGCACTGGCCGACGCCGGGGTGGCCAAGCAGAAGATTCATGTCGAGCGCTTCGGCATTCCGCTGCCTCAGGCCGGCGCCAAGCCGATCGAAATCACCGACAGCACGCCTGCGGCCGACCTGGTGGTCGTGCTCGACGGCAAGGAACGCCGCCTGCGCCAGCCCTATGAAGGCCAGAGCATCCTCGACACCGGTCTGCGGGCCGGCCTGGCACTGCCATACGCCTGCAAGGGCGGCGTCTGCTGCACCTGCCGGGCCAAAGTGCTGGAGGGCGAAGTCAAGATGGACAAGAACTACACGCTGGAAGATCACGAGATCGCGCAGGGCTTCATCCTGACCTGCCAGGCGCATCCAGTAAGCGAGCGCGTTGTCGTCAGTTACGACGAGCGTTGA
- the paaD gene encoding 1,2-phenylacetyl-CoA epoxidase subunit PaaD, which translates to MVDATPAMAPNTVSTDVLARARQALEAVPDPEIPVVSIRELGILRDVRLARASADEAAGAGAVIEVVITPTYSGCPAMAQIAEDIGAALTQAGVGPYRVTTVLAPAWTTDWITDEARDKLQRYGIAPPTAGNARSDSQPLRFHPRPQHGVTCPHCNSSNTELLSAFGSTACKALYRCLDCREPFDYFKPY; encoded by the coding sequence ATGGTAGACGCCACGCCCGCCATGGCGCCCAACACCGTGTCCACCGACGTGCTGGCCCGCGCCAGGCAAGCGCTCGAGGCGGTGCCCGACCCCGAGATTCCGGTCGTGTCGATTCGCGAACTCGGAATTCTGCGAGACGTCCGGCTCGCGCGCGCGTCTGCCGACGAAGCGGCCGGGGCCGGGGCCGTGATCGAGGTCGTCATCACGCCGACTTATTCGGGTTGCCCCGCCATGGCACAGATCGCCGAGGACATCGGCGCCGCCCTCACGCAGGCGGGTGTCGGACCTTATCGCGTCACGACCGTGCTCGCGCCGGCCTGGACGACCGACTGGATCACCGACGAGGCTCGCGACAAATTGCAACGGTACGGTATCGCACCGCCGACCGCCGGGAATGCCCGCTCAGACAGCCAGCCCTTGCGCTTTCATCCACGGCCGCAACACGGTGTGACCTGTCCGCATTGCAACTCGAGCAACACCGAACTGCTGTCCGCGTTCGGCTCCACGGCCTGCAAGGCGCTCTACCGCTGCCTCGATTGCCGCGAACCGTTTGATTATTTCAAGCCGTACTGA